The Anomaloglossus baeobatrachus isolate aAnoBae1 chromosome 5, aAnoBae1.hap1, whole genome shotgun sequence genome includes the window ATCTACCTTCTCTCACTTCTGTGCTCATACAAGACCAGGTCCAGATTTTCTGACAATTATGATCGACATTAAATATGAAGTGAGAGTCAAGTGTGAATTTCTGTGCAATAACAACAGTTTCCCTTTTTCAATTTATTTTAAAACTGATTAAAAAGTATTGCAATAAGCTACACAAAAAAAATTATTACACCTGTGCCATGATATACAGTATCTCTGAGCTCTCCGTTGTTGATGGCAGTAATATACAGGCACATCCATCCAGGCTGGGGAGCTTTTAGGGTGTGTGTGCACTATTCCTTTAAGAGGTAGAGAGCATGCGCTCTAAGAACCATACCAAAAGGTCTTTGTAACATGCGCAGGTCCTGATGCGTGGTGACTTGGGACCGAGGGAACTGCCCAGATGGGACAAAGGCCAGGCAACTGCAGTGGTGAGCACGTTTGCGTCAGTGCTGGGAGGAAGCAGGAAGACAGCGCAGGAATGTCGGCGTTACACTTTTCCAAGAGCGTCTGAGCTAATAATAATGTAAAAACCCTTTGACTTTCCATTGAGAGATGATGGATCCGAGTGGGTGCTTGATTTTAGCAACATAAGTAGAAGTTTTTATTGGTTTGATTTTTGCCTACATAATGTATTTTTATGGCTTCTTAGTCCAATATTttggaggcaaaatgaacaaacaGGATGAACCAGTAGAACGTGGTGTTCAACTATGAGTCTCTATTAAACTGAACTGTCATGGGCTTGGTGAATAATTCAGTTTTGCTACATAACTTTTTCCATTTCTATGGATGTTGTAAGAAGAAATGTTCAATAATATATTTTGTTCAAAAATAATAATGAGTTTTATTTCtgacagatgactgtaccaggagatcagAGGGAAAACTAACAGCTTCAGTTTGTAAATCAGATGCCCTTGAGTTCACACAGGATAAAATTGAAGTTatcccatcatcccttcacagcaaaaaTCTATCCTCTAATCTTAAGAAACAGGTCTTCACTCCTGATTCATTACAGACTACTAAGAAAAATACAAGTCACAAAAGATGCATTGAGAAGCAAACTGCTCTCAAAGCAAAGAAGTCAATTTCACATTCAAAATATAGAGACTGTTTTCAccacaaaacattttttattaacaaTCAAATGaattacacagaggaggagagttttTCCTGTTCCATGTGTGACAAATATTTTATCAAGAAATCAAGTCTTGATATGCATGAGCGAATTCATactggggagaagccgtattcatgttcagaatgtgagaaatgttttacacgGAAATCAACTCTAGAtcgacaccagagaactcacacaggggagaagccttttccatgttcagaatgtgggaaatgttttgctcagaaatcaaatcttgttgcacaCCAGAGatttcacacagaggagaagcctttttcatgttcagaatgtgggaaatcttttaaccAGAAGTCAGATCTTATTATACACAAGAGagttcacacagggaagaagccatactCCTATCTAGATTTTGAAGTCTGAATTATTGGAAAATCATATTTTGCTTGTAGCATAAACTCACACAGAGAGAAATCTATATTTTATTGACTTGTATGATTGAATAAGAAAGGGAAATTACTTTAGAACTTACTGTATTTTATGGGActataagggtatgctcacacaggGCATGTTTGTAAATTTGTTTGCATGTTTTCATTGGTTTTAAGCAAATACATACTAatgaaaagctgctttttacagtagcagcaaaacctatgagaatcCAAAAATCTAATACAAACACACAAAactgctttttttttcctgattaAAATGGCAGACTGCTGCAATTTTAAAAGAAGCAGCATATcaactttcagcatt containing:
- the LOC142312215 gene encoding gastrula zinc finger protein XlCGF66.1-like isoform X2, with the protein product MAERILHLTLEILFRLTGEDYTVVKKTSSERCQAPVSEGWGRPLSPITGPPPHPPIHEDINYQKILELTYKMIELLTGEVPIRYQDVTVHFSMEEWEYLEGHKDLYKDIMMEVPQTFTLPVLSSKRTTPERCPHPLLPQDCIQEYPNVPQDHQGEDLTHINTTETYMRGDEWCKEETPTYGYPDDCTRRSEGKLTASVCKSDALEFTQDKIEVIPSSLHSKNLSSNLKKQVFTPDSLQTTKKNTSHKRCIEKQTALKAKKSISHSKYRDCFHHKTFFINNQMNYTEEESFSCSMCDKYFIKKSSLDMHERIHTGEKPYSCSECEKCFTRKSTLDRHQRTHTGEKPFPCSECGKCFAQKSNLVAHQRFHTEEKPFSCSECGKSFNQKSDLIIHKRVHTGKKPYSYLDFEV
- the LOC142312215 gene encoding gastrula zinc finger protein XlCGF66.1-like isoform X1; translated protein: MDRTGEVRTLEMSGVRFITVSLHNQDYTVVKKTSSERCQAPVSEGWGRPLSPITGPPPHPPIHEDINYQKILELTYKMIELLTGEVPIRYQDVTVHFSMEEWEYLEGHKDLYKDIMMEVPQTFTLPVLSSKRTTPERCPHPLLPQDCIQEYPNVPQDHQGEDLTHINTTETYMRGDEWCKEETPTYGYPDDCTRRSEGKLTASVCKSDALEFTQDKIEVIPSSLHSKNLSSNLKKQVFTPDSLQTTKKNTSHKRCIEKQTALKAKKSISHSKYRDCFHHKTFFINNQMNYTEEESFSCSMCDKYFIKKSSLDMHERIHTGEKPYSCSECEKCFTRKSTLDRHQRTHTGEKPFPCSECGKCFAQKSNLVAHQRFHTEEKPFSCSECGKSFNQKSDLIIHKRVHTGKKPYSYLDFEV